Proteins encoded within one genomic window of Pigmentiphaga sp. H8:
- a CDS encoding branched-chain amino acid ABC transporter permease has protein sequence MSPRADGRRFLACVALGLAVLALAPLSFDSGFQLGLMSQMCAMALFALSYNLLLGQTGMLSFGHAVYAGLGGYAVIHLLRGMDGGPFVFPSVLLPVAGGVAGAAFAALIGYPTTRRGGTSFAMISLAVGELIHAAAGMLPEWFGGEGGLAADRTAGPAFVAGLWPGWSLGPDLHVYYLTAAWTAACALAIHALGRTPLLKLANAVRDNPQRVAFIGYDPHRVRYLMLTLSAFFAGVAGGLMALNLEIASADSMGALRSGAVLLAVVVGGSGLFLGPVAGAVVVTFFSVELSRHTGAWQLYLGLAFAAVVLALPGGLAGGIRDAARRGARGELAHWLRARKWTIAGALSGMSGLSLAIELAYGRVHGTGGQGVVSWFGLVLDPSAPLPWSVAGVLSVLGAAGLFLGRVQSRLVPSPEQCDG, from the coding sequence ATGAGTCCGCGCGCGGATGGCAGGCGGTTCCTGGCCTGCGTGGCCCTGGGGTTGGCGGTGCTGGCGCTGGCGCCGCTGAGTTTCGATAGCGGCTTCCAGCTGGGCCTGATGTCGCAGATGTGCGCGATGGCGCTGTTCGCGCTGTCGTACAACCTGTTGCTGGGCCAGACGGGGATGCTGTCGTTCGGACATGCCGTCTACGCGGGACTGGGCGGATATGCCGTCATCCACCTCCTGCGCGGCATGGATGGCGGGCCGTTCGTCTTTCCCAGCGTGTTGCTGCCCGTGGCGGGCGGGGTGGCGGGGGCGGCCTTCGCCGCGTTGATCGGGTACCCGACCACGCGCCGGGGCGGGACGTCCTTCGCCATGATTTCGCTGGCGGTGGGCGAACTGATCCATGCCGCCGCCGGCATGCTGCCGGAATGGTTCGGCGGGGAGGGCGGGCTGGCGGCCGACCGCACGGCCGGTCCGGCGTTCGTCGCCGGTCTATGGCCGGGATGGAGTCTTGGGCCCGATCTCCATGTCTATTACCTGACCGCCGCCTGGACGGCTGCCTGCGCGCTCGCCATCCATGCGCTCGGCCGCACGCCGCTGCTCAAGCTTGCCAACGCCGTGCGCGACAATCCGCAGCGCGTGGCTTTCATCGGCTACGACCCGCACCGCGTCCGCTATCTGATGCTGACCTTGTCGGCGTTCTTCGCCGGCGTGGCGGGCGGGCTGATGGCGCTGAATCTGGAGATCGCCAGCGCCGACAGCATGGGCGCGTTGCGATCGGGCGCGGTGCTGCTGGCGGTGGTGGTGGGCGGCAGCGGCCTGTTCCTCGGGCCCGTGGCCGGCGCCGTCGTGGTGACGTTCTTCTCGGTTGAGCTGTCGCGCCATACCGGGGCCTGGCAGTTGTACCTGGGGCTCGCCTTTGCCGCCGTCGTGCTGGCTTTGCCCGGTGGATTGGCCGGGGGCATACGCGATGCGGCGCGGCGGGGGGCGCGAGGCGAATTGGCGCACTGGCTGCGCGCCAGGAAATGGACGATCGCCGGCGCGTTGAGCGGCATGTCGGGGCTGAGCCTGGCGATCGAGCTGGCCTATGGCCGCGTCCACGGCACGGGCGGGCAGGGGGTGGTCTCGTGGTTCGGGCTGGTGCTGGATCCGTCCGCGCCGCTGCCGTGGAGCGTGGCCGGCGTGCTGTCGGTGCTGGGCGCGGCCGGCCTGTTCCTGGGGCGGGTCCAGAGCCGGCTGGTGCCGTCGCCGGAGCAATGCGATGGGTGA
- a CDS encoding branched-chain amino acid ABC transporter permease, whose translation MDGLIVSLLNGLSYGLLLFMLSSGLTLIFSMMGIINFAHASFYMLGAYAAHAVAGALSPALTAGAAFWVALFIAPVLVGLAGAVVERFALRRLRGRGHVAELLFTFALAMIIAELVQLAWGRSAVPYRMPAAWGEPLFSLDGHAFPMHRLVVALAAGLMLAGLWWGLTRTRTGLIVRAALSHPAMAQALGHDVPRVFMLVFGAGCLLAGMAGAIGGSVFVTEPGMAQALGPIVFVVTVVGGLGSLAGAFWASLLIGLLQTLAVGSAWSLAAPASWLGASDAARALAAWPLSRVAPVLPYLLMVAVLVWRPRGLMGVRET comes from the coding sequence TTGGACGGGCTCATCGTTTCGCTGCTGAACGGCCTCAGTTATGGGCTGTTGCTTTTCATGCTTTCGTCCGGGTTGACGCTGATCTTCAGCATGATGGGCATCATCAACTTCGCCCATGCCAGTTTCTACATGCTGGGCGCCTATGCCGCCCATGCCGTGGCCGGTGCGCTGTCGCCGGCGCTGACGGCGGGCGCGGCATTCTGGGTGGCCCTATTCATCGCGCCCGTGCTGGTCGGGCTGGCGGGCGCCGTGGTCGAACGGTTCGCGCTGCGCCGCCTGCGCGGCCGGGGGCACGTGGCTGAACTGCTATTCACGTTCGCACTCGCCATGATCATCGCCGAACTGGTGCAACTGGCATGGGGCCGGTCCGCCGTGCCCTACCGCATGCCGGCGGCCTGGGGCGAGCCGCTTTTCAGCCTGGACGGGCATGCCTTTCCCATGCACCGCCTGGTGGTCGCGCTGGCGGCCGGCCTGATGCTGGCGGGGTTGTGGTGGGGCTTGACGCGTACGCGTACCGGCCTGATCGTGCGCGCGGCGCTCAGCCATCCGGCCATGGCGCAAGCGCTGGGGCATGACGTGCCTCGTGTGTTCATGCTGGTGTTCGGCGCCGGCTGTTTGCTGGCCGGGATGGCCGGCGCGATAGGAGGAAGCGTGTTCGTGACCGAACCGGGCATGGCCCAGGCGCTGGGGCCCATCGTCTTCGTCGTGACAGTGGTGGGCGGGCTGGGATCGCTGGCGGGGGCGTTCTGGGCCAGCCTGCTGATCGGATTGCTGCAAACCCTGGCGGTCGGATCCGCCTGGTCCCTGGCCGCGCCGGCATCCTGGCTGGGCGCGTCCGATGCGGCGCGGGCGCTGGCGGCCTGGCCCTTGTCGCGTGTCGCGCCGGTGCTGCCCTATCTGTTGATGGTGGCGGTGCTGGTCTGGCGGCCGCGCGGACTCATGGGCGTGCGCGAGACATGA
- a CDS encoding YdiU family protein — MKLASTLQSLRTDNSFAALPDAFYSRVSPQPLDDPWLVHANPEAAALIGLAPEALATPEFLSVFSGASPLPGGAPLAAVYSGHQFGVWAGQLGDGRALLLGEVAGPDGNWELQLKGSGLTPYSRMGDGKAVLRSSVREYLASEAMHGLGIPTTRALALVASDDPVIRETVETASIVTRMAPSFVRFGSFEHWASRQRPDLLRTLADYVVDRFYPDCRPAPAGVADTDAGPYLRMLAAVTRKTAALMADWQAVGFCHGVMNTDNMSILGLTLDYGPYGFMDGFDAHHVCNHSDTAGRYAWDAQPAVGHWNLYRLAGALMPLVQDEDALRAVLAGYESAFLAAFHHRMAAKLGLAQWQAGDEELLNGLWSVMHQNRADFTLSFRRLASVASVDGTPAAPGVETFEDLYADRDAAGAWLAAYRTRLAQDGRPDAERAAAMNRVNPLYVLRNHLAELAIRAAKERDSGEIDRLMRLLRDPYTEQPGHESYARVPPDWAGALQVSCSS; from the coding sequence GTGAAGCTCGCCAGCACTCTCCAGTCCCTGCGTACCGACAACTCGTTCGCCGCCTTGCCGGACGCGTTCTATTCACGGGTATCGCCCCAGCCCCTGGACGACCCCTGGCTGGTGCATGCCAACCCCGAGGCCGCCGCGCTGATCGGCCTCGCGCCCGAAGCCTTGGCCACGCCCGAGTTCCTGTCCGTGTTCTCGGGCGCCAGCCCGCTGCCGGGCGGTGCGCCGCTGGCCGCCGTCTACAGCGGCCATCAGTTCGGCGTCTGGGCCGGGCAACTGGGCGACGGCCGCGCGCTGCTGCTGGGCGAAGTGGCCGGCCCCGACGGCAATTGGGAACTGCAGCTCAAGGGATCGGGCCTGACGCCCTATTCACGCATGGGCGACGGCAAGGCCGTGCTGCGTTCGTCGGTGCGCGAGTATCTCGCCTCGGAAGCCATGCATGGCCTGGGCATACCGACCACGCGTGCGCTGGCGCTGGTCGCCTCCGACGATCCCGTCATCCGCGAGACGGTCGAAACCGCTTCCATCGTCACCCGCATGGCGCCCAGCTTCGTGCGCTTCGGCTCGTTCGAGCACTGGGCCAGCCGCCAGCGCCCCGACCTGCTGCGCACCCTGGCCGACTATGTGGTCGACCGCTTCTATCCCGATTGCCGCCCGGCCCCGGCCGGTGTCGCCGACACCGACGCCGGTCCCTACCTGCGGATGCTGGCGGCGGTCACGCGCAAGACCGCCGCGCTGATGGCGGACTGGCAGGCCGTGGGCTTCTGCCATGGCGTCATGAACACCGACAACATGTCCATCCTGGGGCTGACGCTGGACTACGGTCCCTATGGATTCATGGACGGCTTCGACGCCCACCACGTCTGCAACCATTCTGACACGGCCGGGCGCTACGCCTGGGATGCCCAACCCGCCGTCGGCCACTGGAACCTGTACCGCCTGGCAGGCGCGCTGATGCCGCTGGTGCAGGACGAAGACGCCCTGCGGGCCGTGCTGGCCGGCTATGAAAGCGCCTTCCTGGCCGCCTTCCACCACCGGATGGCCGCCAAGCTGGGCCTGGCGCAATGGCAGGCCGGCGACGAAGAACTCCTGAACGGCCTGTGGTCCGTCATGCACCAGAACCGCGCCGACTTCACCCTGAGCTTCCGGCGCCTGGCCAGCGTGGCCAGCGTCGACGGCACGCCGGCGGCCCCGGGCGTCGAGACCTTCGAGGACCTGTATGCCGACCGCGACGCCGCCGGCGCCTGGCTCGCCGCCTATCGCACCCGCCTCGCGCAGGACGGGCGGCCCGACGCCGAACGCGCCGCGGCCATGAACCGCGTCAATCCGCTGTACGTACTGCGCAACCACCTGGCCGAGCTGGCGATCCGCGCCGCGAAGGAACGGGACTCCGGCGAAATCGACCGGCTGATGCGGCTGTTGCGCGATCCCTATACCGAACAACCCGGCCACGAAAGCTACGCCCGCGTGCCGCCCGACTGGGCGGGCGCACTGCAAGTCAGTTGTTCTTCATGA
- the msrB gene encoding peptide-methionine (R)-S-oxide reductase MsrB, with protein MSDRPKVTKSDAEWRTLLTPMQYAVAREKATERAFTGQYWDHREPGIYRCVACGTPLFASDTKFDSACGWPSYFAPLDPDNVREELDTTHGMVRTEILCNVCDAHLGHVFEDGPPPTGLRYCINSVSLKFEPL; from the coding sequence ATGTCCGACCGGCCCAAAGTCACGAAATCCGATGCCGAATGGCGCACCCTGCTCACGCCCATGCAATACGCCGTGGCGCGCGAGAAAGCGACCGAGCGCGCGTTCACCGGCCAGTACTGGGATCATCGCGAACCCGGCATCTACCGCTGCGTGGCCTGCGGCACGCCGCTGTTCGCCTCGGACACCAAGTTCGACTCGGCCTGCGGCTGGCCCAGCTACTTCGCCCCCCTGGACCCCGACAACGTGCGCGAAGAACTCGACACCACCCATGGCATGGTCCGCACCGAGATCCTGTGCAATGTCTGCGACGCCCACCTGGGCCACGTCTTCGAGGATGGCCCACCCCCGACGGGGCTGCGCTATTGCATCAATTCGGTCTCGCTGAAGTTCGAACCGCTGTAG
- a CDS encoding septation protein A, giving the protein MKLLFDLFPLVLFFAAYKFADIYVATGVAMAASVLQIVWLLVRRRKIEPMHWINLTIIVVFGGATLFLHDEVFIKWKPTVLYWLFAAVLGGGQWLFRRNFLRSMLGAQIQLPEAVWSRLNLAWVTFFAAVGGLNLYVAYNWPTETWVSFKVFGIFGLLLVFVVLQSLYLGRHMKPAQEVSATDIAKKEADAGAERS; this is encoded by the coding sequence ATGAAATTACTTTTCGATCTTTTCCCGCTTGTTCTCTTCTTTGCCGCATACAAGTTCGCCGACATCTATGTCGCGACGGGCGTGGCCATGGCGGCCAGCGTGCTGCAGATCGTCTGGCTGCTGGTGCGGCGCAGGAAGATCGAGCCCATGCACTGGATCAACCTGACCATCATCGTGGTGTTCGGGGGCGCGACGCTGTTCCTGCACGACGAAGTCTTCATCAAATGGAAACCCACGGTGCTCTACTGGCTGTTCGCGGCGGTACTGGGCGGCGGCCAGTGGCTGTTCAGGCGCAACTTCCTGCGCAGCATGCTGGGCGCGCAGATCCAGCTGCCCGAAGCGGTCTGGAGCCGGCTCAATCTTGCCTGGGTGACGTTCTTCGCCGCGGTAGGCGGCCTGAACCTGTACGTCGCCTACAACTGGCCCACCGAAACCTGGGTCAGCTTCAAGGTATTCGGCATCTTCGGACTGCTGCTGGTGTTCGTCGTTCTGCAATCGCTCTATCTCGGCCGCCACATGAAGCCCGCCCAGGAAGTCTCGGCCACCGACATCGCCAAGAAAGAGGCCGACGCAGGAGCCGAGCGCTCATGA
- a CDS encoding BolA family transcriptional regulator, with the protein MNTDRMAWIRERLSELDPVTLDVQDDSHLHAGHAGAAGGAGHFRLRIVSPRFAGLNRVARHRLVYDRLADLMPAHIHALALQALTPEEDSAPTS; encoded by the coding sequence ATGAACACCGACCGCATGGCATGGATCCGCGAGCGCCTGTCGGAGCTCGATCCCGTCACGCTGGACGTGCAGGACGACTCCCATCTGCATGCCGGCCATGCCGGCGCGGCCGGCGGCGCCGGACACTTCCGGCTACGCATTGTTTCGCCCCGTTTCGCGGGGCTCAACCGGGTAGCGCGGCATAGGCTGGTGTATGATCGATTGGCAGACTTGATGCCTGCGCACATCCATGCGCTGGCGCTCCAGGCGCTGACACCAGAAGAAGACTCCGCACCAACCTCTTGA
- a CDS encoding peptidylprolyl isomerase, translating into MKRVLMMAAALTLAAPVFAQNAAVVNGKAIPSSRVDQFVKLLTKQGQPDSPQLREQIREELINREIFLQEADKRGVAKQPEVQAEIDLTRQSVLIRGLFNDFLAKNPVSPQDIQAEYDRVKSAQGDKEYQARHILVENEAQAKDIIAQLKKGAKFEDLAKQSKDPGSAANGGSLDWAPSSTYVKPFADALAALQKGQTTEAPVQTQFGWHVIRLDDVRPVQFPPLEQLRPQIEESLRQTKLRDFQTSLREKAKIQ; encoded by the coding sequence ATGAAGCGTGTTTTGATGATGGCTGCCGCGCTGACCCTGGCCGCTCCGGTTTTTGCGCAGAATGCCGCCGTGGTCAACGGCAAGGCCATCCCCTCGTCGCGCGTGGACCAATTCGTCAAGCTGCTGACCAAGCAGGGCCAGCCCGACTCTCCCCAGCTGCGCGAGCAGATCCGGGAAGAACTGATCAACCGCGAAATCTTCCTTCAGGAAGCCGACAAGCGCGGCGTCGCCAAGCAGCCCGAGGTCCAGGCCGAAATCGACCTGACCCGCCAGAGCGTGCTGATCCGCGGGCTGTTCAATGACTTCCTGGCCAAGAACCCGGTCTCGCCGCAAGACATCCAGGCCGAGTACGACCGCGTCAAGAGCGCCCAGGGCGACAAGGAATACCAGGCCCGCCACATCCTGGTCGAAAACGAGGCCCAGGCCAAGGACATCATCGCCCAGTTGAAGAAAGGAGCGAAGTTCGAGGATCTGGCCAAGCAATCCAAGGACCCCGGCTCGGCCGCCAACGGCGGCAGCCTGGACTGGGCGCCCTCCAGCACCTACGTCAAGCCGTTCGCCGACGCGCTGGCCGCCCTGCAGAAGGGCCAGACCACCGAGGCGCCGGTGCAGACGCAGTTCGGCTGGCACGTGATCCGACTGGACGACGTGCGCCCGGTCCAATTCCCGCCGCTGGAGCAACTGCGCCCGCAAATCGAGGAATCCCTGCGCCAGACCAAGCTGCGTGATTTCCAGACCAGCCTGCGCGAAAAGGCCAAGATCCAATAA
- a CDS encoding porin produces MKKTLLAAALLAGFAGAAQAQSNVTLYGLVDAGFNYSKIEGNDSRMGIDSGLMGQSRWGIRGSEDIGGGLKAIFTLENGFNVDNGQQTQGRLFGRYAFVGVESASAGRVTLGRTTNLGFMWAAGIANPFGLSFGQSTVGSTFGYNDAELGAGRVNNSIYYYSPKFSGFQGAIGYSFQSNPDTEVAKGKNNDRLLDLGLKYENGPLKAVITYQYLNPSQLTANNGKFKNLTLGVNYDFGVVAVYGGYANAKGIRNPGTWNNTAAYGGYTSGATSANFTKDNAWTLGLSAPLGPGKAYAAYQKATQSKVKGFALGYSYDLSKRTNLYTYFSQNEVHDWTANKSLDARQFAVGLQHRF; encoded by the coding sequence ATGAAGAAGACCCTTCTTGCCGCCGCGCTGCTGGCTGGCTTCGCAGGTGCCGCTCAAGCGCAAAGCAACGTCACGCTGTACGGTTTGGTTGACGCTGGCTTCAACTACAGCAAGATCGAAGGCAACGACAGCCGCATGGGCATCGACAGCGGCCTGATGGGCCAGTCGCGCTGGGGTATCCGTGGTTCGGAAGACATCGGCGGTGGTCTGAAGGCCATTTTCACTCTGGAAAACGGTTTCAACGTTGACAACGGCCAGCAAACCCAAGGCCGTCTGTTCGGCCGTTATGCCTTCGTCGGCGTGGAAAGCGCCTCTGCTGGTCGCGTGACCCTGGGCCGTACCACCAACCTGGGCTTCATGTGGGCCGCTGGCATCGCCAACCCGTTCGGCCTGAGCTTCGGCCAGTCCACCGTCGGCAGCACCTTCGGCTACAACGACGCCGAACTGGGTGCCGGTCGCGTGAACAACTCGATCTACTACTACTCGCCGAAGTTCTCGGGCTTCCAGGGCGCCATCGGTTACAGCTTCCAGTCGAACCCCGACACCGAAGTCGCCAAGGGCAAGAACAACGACCGCCTGCTGGACCTGGGCCTGAAGTATGAAAACGGCCCCCTGAAAGCCGTCATCACGTACCAGTACCTGAACCCGTCGCAACTGACCGCGAACAACGGCAAGTTCAAGAACCTGACCCTGGGCGTGAACTATGACTTCGGCGTCGTGGCTGTCTACGGCGGCTACGCCAACGCCAAGGGCATCCGCAACCCGGGTACCTGGAACAACACCGCTGCCTACGGTGGCTACACCAGCGGCGCCACGTCCGCCAACTTCACCAAGGACAACGCCTGGACTCTGGGTCTGAGCGCTCCGTTGGGACCTGGCAAGGCCTACGCTGCTTACCAGAAGGCCACGCAGTCGAAGGTCAAGGGCTTCGCTCTGGGCTACAGCTACGATCTGTCCAAGCGCACCAACCTGTACACGTACTTCTCGCAAAACGAAGTGCATGACTGGACGGCCAACAAGAGCCTGGACGCCCGTCAGTTCGCCGTGGGCCTGCAGCACCGCTTCTAA